The following are from one region of the Candidatus Kryptoniota bacterium genome:
- a CDS encoding two-component regulator propeller domain-containing protein produces MRKTGILFSLVVLSLPANSQTLTWKNLTSMYDVNDVTIQGGNVWAATMGGVFSYSIAAKSFKELTTTEGLSYIQATAIAVEKGSRILVGEANGAIDELDSAGNVLRTQHDIVASAALTKEVTNFYFTGDSIFASTQMGVILISYSTFQILNSYTHFVAAQNTNARGVAVFKNNIYVASDSGLSVAPRSGVNLSAPDLWRVNDTLGLSGGTSAVAVFNGALYAGTATGLYFSVDGANFQIVNGVTGKVLALNSQPAYLLVNMNGTLLKVDPSNNVSTIYSGGPGLTGVAPVSDSLFAAASSHGLVFLNQTAQTILPPGPATNIISTLAVDGAGNLWCSTQSDTTHIGVAFMEMKYGTAGWINFNQSSDPKLPSASTYFRISAVCGNQIFVGTWGNGLVLLTGDTISKVFNYQNSSLASSPGSNPAYVLAGDAVCDSHGDVWVTNPYAYNNNPLDAYSPQDTAWYSFNNPYSLSSGFAPIGIDAYGGVWTGDALSDIHGVYHGLFYYNANGTLSDRSDDISYLLTQSTGLISNHVSSISVDKENQVWVGTDLGLDLVYPADPTIPSSSPSITSIFSMLDQSVNSIDYDALDDKWVATNTGVYVLSRDGNTRLASYDVTNSPLPTDVVTAIACDRAHGVVYFATSFGIISLKTGVVEPNTNFSTLKIFPNPAKLPVRHSIQIQGLVANSHVKIFSVDGKLVDEFDAQGGKIAYWDGSDASGKLVPTGVYIVVAYSPDGSQSAVSKIAIVRQ; encoded by the coding sequence ATGAGAAAAACCGGAATCCTATTTTCTCTGGTGGTATTGTCATTGCCCGCCAACTCTCAAACTCTCACGTGGAAGAACCTGACGAGTATGTATGACGTCAATGACGTCACAATCCAGGGCGGAAACGTCTGGGCTGCTACCATGGGCGGCGTGTTTTCCTATTCGATTGCTGCAAAATCTTTCAAGGAGCTGACGACGACCGAAGGACTCTCCTATATCCAGGCGACCGCGATAGCTGTGGAAAAGGGAAGCCGAATCCTCGTAGGCGAAGCAAACGGCGCAATCGACGAACTTGACTCGGCCGGGAATGTCTTGCGAACGCAGCATGATATAGTCGCATCTGCGGCGCTGACAAAGGAAGTCACTAATTTCTACTTTACCGGCGACTCGATATTTGCAAGTACGCAAATGGGAGTAATCCTGATTTCTTACTCGACCTTTCAGATACTCAACAGTTACACCCACTTTGTCGCGGCGCAGAACACGAATGCGCGCGGAGTGGCCGTTTTCAAGAATAACATCTATGTCGCAAGTGATTCAGGACTGTCAGTCGCCCCTCGCTCGGGAGTCAACCTGTCTGCACCCGATCTTTGGCGAGTGAACGATACGCTTGGCCTGTCAGGCGGCACAAGTGCAGTCGCCGTCTTTAACGGCGCGCTATATGCGGGTACAGCCACTGGACTTTACTTCTCCGTCGACGGAGCCAATTTTCAGATCGTGAACGGCGTCACCGGAAAAGTGCTCGCGCTTAACAGTCAGCCCGCGTACCTTCTCGTCAACATGAATGGAACGTTGCTCAAGGTTGACCCGAGCAACAATGTGAGTACTATTTATAGCGGCGGCCCTGGGCTGACAGGCGTTGCGCCGGTCTCCGACTCTCTCTTCGCAGCCGCCAGCTCACATGGACTCGTGTTTTTGAACCAGACAGCTCAAACCATACTTCCTCCAGGACCGGCTACCAATATCATTTCGACTCTGGCTGTTGATGGAGCCGGCAATCTATGGTGCTCTACGCAATCCGATACGACACACATCGGAGTGGCATTCATGGAAATGAAATACGGAACTGCGGGTTGGATAAACTTCAACCAGAGTTCCGATCCTAAACTCCCATCCGCGAGCACTTATTTTCGGATCAGCGCAGTGTGCGGAAACCAGATTTTTGTCGGCACGTGGGGAAATGGTCTTGTCCTTTTGACCGGCGATACAATCAGCAAAGTTTTCAACTACCAGAACTCGTCGTTGGCCAGCTCACCCGGCAGCAATCCTGCCTACGTTCTCGCAGGGGATGCTGTCTGCGATTCGCATGGCGACGTTTGGGTGACCAATCCATATGCGTACAACAATAATCCATTGGACGCGTATTCCCCGCAAGACACGGCATGGTACTCTTTTAATAACCCGTATTCGCTGTCATCGGGATTTGCACCGATCGGCATCGATGCCTACGGAGGTGTGTGGACGGGCGATGCTCTCAGCGATATACACGGGGTTTATCACGGACTTTTTTACTATAACGCCAACGGCACTCTCTCGGACAGAAGTGACGATATCAGCTACTTGCTGACGCAGAGCACCGGCTTGATCAGCAACCACGTTAGCTCCATTTCAGTGGACAAAGAGAATCAGGTCTGGGTAGGCACGGATTTAGGCCTGGACTTGGTTTATCCGGCAGATCCTACCATTCCTTCCTCGTCACCGTCAATTACTTCTATCTTCTCGATGCTGGATCAATCCGTCAACAGCATCGACTACGATGCGTTGGATGACAAATGGGTCGCGACCAACACGGGAGTGTATGTCCTTTCACGGGACGGCAACACTCGTCTCGCGAGTTACGACGTAACCAACAGTCCGCTTCCTACCGACGTCGTGACTGCCATTGCGTGCGACAGGGCACACGGTGTAGTGTACTTCGCTACCTCTTTCGGAATAATCTCTCTTAAGACTGGTGTCGTAGAGCCGAACACAAATTTTTCCACCCTGAAAATCTTTCCTAATCCTGCAAAACTTCCGGTAAGGCATTCGATCCAGATTCAAGGACTTGTGGCGAATAGTCACGTGAAGATCTTTTCTGTGGACGGAAAACTGGTTGATGAGTTTGACGCCCAGGGCGGGAAGATCGCATATTGGGACGGATCAGATGCAAGCGGGAAGCTTGTTCCGACAGGTGTGTACATTGTCGTGGCATATTCACCTGATGGCAGCCAGAGCGCCGTCTCAAAAATTGCCATCGTGCGTCAGTAA
- a CDS encoding cyclic nucleotide-binding domain-containing protein, translated as MTEQLSEKNSLWFNFFRQHAEEDKTVETLLSKVPIFSQLDRRELTKLAAIVHKREYTAGELVFSKGDPGLGMYVIEEGEVEIVIAGPNGSPKVLALLETGDFFGELSLLDESPRSATASVKHDSKIIGFFRPDLIDLLDRSPKAGTKILFKLGEVIGTRLRITNEQLAIISDELEKRSNTRGGGRNYGNRQS; from the coding sequence ATGACAGAACAATTATCGGAAAAGAATAGCCTCTGGTTTAATTTCTTCCGTCAACACGCAGAAGAGGACAAGACGGTAGAGACACTTTTATCGAAAGTCCCTATCTTTTCACAGCTTGACAGGCGCGAACTGACCAAGCTCGCGGCCATCGTTCACAAGCGAGAGTACACTGCCGGTGAACTCGTATTCAGCAAGGGAGATCCGGGCCTCGGGATGTATGTGATCGAGGAAGGAGAGGTCGAAATCGTTATTGCGGGGCCAAACGGCAGCCCGAAAGTGCTCGCGTTGCTCGAAACGGGAGATTTCTTCGGAGAGTTGTCCCTCCTTGACGAATCTCCTCGAAGCGCGACTGCTTCGGTGAAGCACGACTCAAAGATTATCGGCTTCTTCAGGCCCGACCTGATCGATTTACTCGATCGTTCGCCCAAGGCCGGCACGAAGATCCTGTTTAAACTGGGAGAAGTTATTGGAACTCGTCTCCGAATTACCAACGAGCAGCTCGCCATCATTAGCGACGAGCTGGAAAAGCGGAGCAACACAAGAGGGGGTGGAAGAAACTATGGCAACCGTCAATCTTAA
- a CDS encoding aminotransferase class I/II-fold pyridoxal phosphate-dependent enzyme, with protein METISESVQRRHSRLDLFQKCYEYTLADEVKKQGLYPYFHPFQENEGPVVIIDGRKVIMAGSNNYLGLTTHPQVMEAAKKAIDKYGTGCSGSRYLTGTVDLHVELEERLAKFMNKEACLTYSTGFQTAVGVISTLVQHGDYVISDRDNHACIVMGTLLSKGEMAELVRYKHNDMNDLERVISKLPLDSPKLIVSDGVFSTSGDIVDLPRMVEVAKKYKARVMIDDAHSVGVIGKGGRGTASHFGVEKDVDLIMGTFSKTFASLGGFVVGERAVINYLQHNSPAFIFSASPTPASVAAAIEALKILEAQPELVDKLINNASRVRKGLKDLGFTVLENRTAIVPVIIGDTMKTLLFWKKLFDAGVYANAFVRPGVPPGLEMLRTSYMASHKPEHLDKIIELFGAIGKELGVID; from the coding sequence ATGGAGACTATTTCCGAATCCGTACAAAGGAGGCATAGCCGATTGGACTTATTCCAAAAATGCTACGAATATACTCTGGCTGATGAAGTAAAGAAGCAGGGACTTTATCCCTATTTTCATCCATTTCAGGAGAACGAGGGACCGGTTGTTATAATAGACGGTAGGAAAGTAATAATGGCCGGCTCGAATAATTACTTGGGCCTGACAACTCATCCGCAGGTAATGGAGGCAGCGAAGAAAGCAATCGACAAATACGGAACGGGCTGTTCGGGATCGAGGTATTTAACCGGAACTGTCGATCTGCACGTTGAACTCGAAGAGCGGCTCGCGAAATTCATGAACAAAGAGGCGTGTCTGACCTATTCGACCGGCTTTCAGACGGCGGTCGGGGTCATCTCTACACTGGTTCAGCACGGCGACTATGTTATTTCAGACAGGGACAACCATGCTTGCATCGTCATGGGCACGTTGCTCTCGAAGGGCGAGATGGCCGAGCTGGTGAGGTACAAACACAACGATATGAACGATCTCGAACGCGTGATCTCGAAACTGCCTCTCGATTCGCCGAAACTCATCGTGTCGGACGGAGTCTTTTCAACTTCTGGTGACATCGTGGATCTTCCGAGGATGGTAGAGGTCGCGAAGAAGTATAAGGCGAGAGTGATGATCGACGACGCGCATTCGGTCGGCGTGATCGGGAAAGGCGGCCGCGGAACTGCAAGCCATTTCGGAGTCGAGAAGGACGTCGACCTCATTATGGGCACCTTCTCGAAGACCTTTGCCTCTCTCGGCGGATTCGTCGTCGGCGAGAGAGCGGTCATCAACTATCTGCAACATAATTCACCTGCGTTCATTTTCAGCGCGAGCCCGACTCCTGCGTCCGTTGCCGCGGCAATAGAAGCACTCAAGATACTTGAAGCCCAGCCCGAGCTTGTAGATAAGCTCATTAATAATGCCAGCCGTGTGAGAAAGGGGCTGAAAGATCTGGGCTTCACCGTTTTGGAAAACCGTACCGCGATTGTTCCCGTGATAATCGGCGATACTATGAAGACGCTGCTGTTCTGGAAGAAACTCTTCGATGCCGGGGTGTACGCGAACGCGTTTGTAAGACCGGGAGTACCACCTGGCCTGGAGATGCTGCGAACAAGTTATATGGCTTCCCACAAACCTGAGCACCTGGACAAAATCATAGAGCTGTTCGGCGCTATCGGGAAAGAGCTGGGAGTCATTGACTAA
- a CDS encoding cysteine desulfurase family protein — MNKIYLDYTATTPVDRRVIDAMSPYLDGTFGNASSIHAFGREAKASLENGRDKLAGFLGVRSSELFFTSGGTESDNTALLGIAAKCEDTRKKHIVVSSIEHHAILHGADSLRRKGFKVSIVHVDPEGFVSSEEIEKVMTEETILVSIIHANNEIGSVQRLSELSGIVHSRGALLHTDAVQSFCKIPLDLTSSGVDLASFSAHKLYGPKGIGALYVRRGVDVEPLLHGGAQERNRRPGTESVFMAVGFAKAAELASAELSNESTRLSRLNTSMRTKISEEVPEAIFNSPGHDAIPNILSVSIDSSKMEIDGEALIINMDLEGIAVSSGSACSSGSLQPSHVIKALGRDDATTMATVRFSFGRFTTEEEVVTAVDHFIGIVRRIGKRKKVISPVS; from the coding sequence ATGAACAAGATATATCTCGACTATACGGCCACGACGCCTGTCGACAGGCGGGTGATAGACGCGATGTCGCCGTATCTCGACGGCACTTTTGGAAACGCTTCCAGCATTCATGCATTCGGGCGAGAGGCAAAGGCCTCGCTCGAAAACGGCCGCGATAAACTCGCCGGCTTCCTCGGCGTAAGGAGTTCGGAACTCTTTTTTACTAGCGGCGGGACAGAGTCGGACAACACTGCTTTGTTGGGCATCGCTGCTAAGTGTGAAGACACCAGGAAAAAGCATATCGTCGTTTCGTCAATAGAACACCATGCGATTCTCCACGGAGCAGACTCGCTGAGAAGAAAGGGTTTTAAGGTCTCGATCGTTCATGTCGATCCGGAAGGATTCGTTTCCTCCGAAGAAATCGAAAAAGTCATGACGGAAGAGACGATCCTGGTAAGTATTATTCATGCGAACAATGAAATCGGTTCGGTTCAAAGATTGTCCGAGCTCTCCGGTATCGTCCACTCAAGAGGCGCCTTGCTTCACACGGACGCAGTCCAATCATTCTGCAAGATCCCTTTGGACCTCACGTCGAGCGGGGTTGACCTGGCCTCCTTCTCGGCTCACAAACTATATGGACCCAAAGGAATCGGAGCACTTTATGTCAGGAGGGGAGTTGACGTGGAGCCGCTTCTCCACGGAGGCGCGCAGGAAAGAAACAGGCGTCCGGGAACTGAGAGTGTTTTCATGGCGGTCGGATTCGCGAAAGCCGCCGAACTTGCATCCGCTGAGCTGAGCAACGAGAGTACCAGACTATCTCGCCTGAACACTTCGATGAGGACTAAAATCTCCGAAGAGGTGCCGGAGGCAATTTTTAACTCGCCGGGCCATGACGCCATCCCGAACATTCTCAGCGTTTCAATCGATTCGAGCAAGATGGAGATCGACGGAGAGGCGCTCATAATCAACATGGACCTCGAGGGGATTGCGGTCTCGAGCGGATCGGCATGCAGTTCGGGAAGTCTCCAGCCGTCTCACGTTATAAAAGCTCTTGGAAGAGATGATGCTACCACGATGGCGACAGTCAGATTTTCGTTCGGCCGTTTCACAACCGAAGAGGAAGTGGTGACAGCGGTGGATCACTTCATCGGGATCGTCAGGCGAATTGGAAAGAGGAAGAAAGTCATTTCACCCGTCTCATGA
- a CDS encoding RsmB/NOP family class I SAM-dependent RNA methyltransferase — protein sequence MNTSSLAGHAIELVDIIVKSNSPADRIVADFYKERRYLGSHDRRWITEKVYSIIRNFILLKELSTSCAPHSGAFGVFIAHELQISDLKPDVIYQQFSNLISSYTLSGVEFDIDIFSRCIAERIDRIRNLKESEFTLRSFPEFFGKLLPDRIIHESLELMDSLNTEARFSIRVNTSRITRDKVIAELERAGIGATASLISPVGINLDKRVNLNTLQLFKSGMVEVQDESSQLVGFVVNPQPGELVVDACAGGGGKSLELADLSGGQARIYSLDVEPDRLSTLKSRSERDGFKNISAIRANRNSFDQIENLVSTADKVLVDAPCTGSGTIRRNPDKKFKLSESLVEKMSAYQCELIRHYAQLVRIGGVLVYSTCSIFELENRVVTAAFLESNSTFEQLDICDMRLEVDFSQLVHKGCIEIYPHRHDMDGFYIAVMRRVK from the coding sequence ATGAACACGTCGTCACTCGCAGGTCACGCGATCGAGTTAGTCGACATTATTGTGAAGTCGAATTCGCCGGCCGACAGGATAGTTGCTGATTTCTACAAGGAGCGGCGATATCTCGGCTCCCACGACAGACGCTGGATCACGGAGAAAGTCTACAGCATCATCCGGAATTTCATCCTACTCAAGGAGTTGTCAACGAGCTGCGCACCTCATTCGGGTGCTTTCGGTGTCTTCATTGCGCATGAGCTGCAAATTTCCGATCTGAAACCGGACGTGATCTATCAGCAGTTCTCGAATCTCATCTCGTCTTATACCTTGAGTGGAGTCGAATTTGACATCGACATTTTTTCCAGATGCATTGCCGAGAGAATCGACAGAATCCGGAATTTGAAAGAGAGTGAATTCACTTTGCGTTCCTTTCCTGAATTTTTCGGAAAACTTCTGCCCGATAGAATCATACACGAATCTTTGGAACTCATGGATTCGCTCAACACCGAGGCACGGTTCAGCATTCGTGTGAACACATCCAGAATTACACGCGACAAAGTCATTGCGGAGTTGGAGCGAGCCGGCATTGGAGCTACTGCGTCCTTGATTTCGCCTGTCGGCATAAATCTGGACAAGCGCGTAAATCTTAATACGCTTCAACTCTTCAAGTCCGGAATGGTCGAGGTCCAGGACGAGTCGAGTCAGCTCGTGGGCTTTGTTGTAAATCCTCAGCCGGGTGAACTTGTGGTGGACGCATGTGCGGGAGGCGGCGGGAAGAGTCTAGAGCTGGCCGATCTTTCCGGCGGACAGGCACGGATATATTCGCTCGACGTCGAACCCGATCGACTCTCCACGCTTAAGTCGCGCTCGGAGAGAGATGGTTTCAAAAACATATCCGCCATCAGGGCGAACAGAAACAGCTTCGATCAAATAGAAAATCTTGTCTCGACGGCAGATAAAGTCCTTGTGGACGCGCCTTGCACGGGGAGCGGAACAATTAGAAGGAATCCGGACAAGAAATTCAAGCTTTCAGAATCGCTCGTCGAGAAAATGTCGGCTTATCAGTGCGAGCTAATCCGCCACTACGCACAACTTGTTCGGATCGGGGGAGTTCTTGTCTATTCAACCTGCAGCATTTTTGAACTTGAGAACCGTGTCGTGACCGCCGCTTTTCTTGAGTCGAACAGCACTTTCGAACAGTTGGATATCTGTGATATGCGACTTGAGGTGGATTTTTCTCAATTGGTTCACAAGGGGTGCATCGAGATCTATCCGCACCGGCATGACATGGACGGTTTTTACATCGCAGTCATGAGACGGGTGAAATGA
- the ribE gene encoding 6,7-dimethyl-8-ribityllumazine synthase, translating to MVTYEGKLDGSGLKIAIIVSRFNGLITERLLNGAMDCLSRHGVADNHIEIYRCPGAFEIPPTAAKVIDLKKHDAVICLGAVIRGETPHFDYIAAESAKGVASLSLHSGIPVVYGILTTDTVEQATERAGGKSGNKGFDSALTALEMVNLFKKIS from the coding sequence TTGGTTACTTACGAAGGGAAGCTTGACGGGAGCGGGTTGAAAATTGCGATCATCGTCAGCAGATTCAACGGCCTTATTACCGAGCGGTTACTCAACGGGGCAATGGATTGCCTTTCAAGGCATGGCGTTGCGGATAACCACATTGAGATCTACAGGTGTCCCGGAGCATTTGAAATTCCTCCGACCGCGGCAAAAGTCATCGATCTGAAAAAGCATGATGCTGTGATTTGTCTGGGAGCGGTGATCCGCGGAGAGACGCCGCATTTTGATTATATCGCGGCTGAGTCCGCAAAGGGAGTTGCCTCGCTGTCACTTCACTCCGGTATCCCTGTCGTTTATGGAATACTTACGACCGATACGGTGGAACAAGCGACAGAGCGCGCCGGCGGAAAGTCCGGCAATAAGGGGTTTGACTCCGCTCTTACCGCGCTTGAAATGGTAAATCTGTTCAAGAAAATATCTTAG
- a CDS encoding PHP domain-containing protein — protein MRIDLHTHTNSSDGALSVSELFRKVKNAAIDTLSVTDHDTVSALDESTKAASELGIEFVPGIEVTSRYKSFQLHFLGYFIDYTNKNFLARLRELQDARIMRAKRIIAKLNKIKIPLKLESVIEKAGLTNSIGRPHIANSMVEEGFAESYDEVFNKYIGIGRPAYEANYQFPPERAIALISEAGGLAVLAHPSHYVSKDFLIRLLKLGMEGVEVIHPSHSDEERAFYSKFADENSILKTGGSDFHGGLKNDDVNLGKYIVNESWFSAMKEKVGRSVLS, from the coding sequence TTGAGGATAGATCTTCATACTCATACAAATTCGTCCGACGGTGCGCTGAGCGTTAGCGAATTGTTTCGCAAAGTCAAGAACGCGGCGATCGATACTCTGAGCGTCACAGACCACGATACAGTGTCGGCTCTCGATGAATCGACTAAGGCTGCTTCGGAATTGGGCATCGAATTCGTCCCGGGGATTGAAGTGACTTCAAGGTATAAGAGTTTTCAACTCCATTTCCTCGGGTATTTTATCGACTATACTAACAAAAACTTCCTTGCTCGCCTGAGGGAACTTCAGGACGCAAGGATCATGCGGGCCAAAAGAATAATCGCGAAACTGAACAAGATAAAGATTCCTCTGAAGTTGGAGTCCGTAATTGAAAAAGCCGGCTTGACAAACTCAATCGGGCGACCGCACATTGCAAACTCAATGGTTGAGGAAGGTTTTGCCGAAAGTTACGATGAGGTTTTTAATAAATATATTGGAATCGGTCGCCCTGCTTACGAGGCGAATTACCAGTTTCCGCCGGAGCGTGCGATCGCTTTGATAAGTGAGGCCGGTGGTCTTGCCGTCCTGGCTCATCCGTCCCACTATGTGAGCAAGGACTTTTTGATCCGGCTTCTCAAGCTGGGGATGGAAGGAGTCGAGGTCATTCATCCTTCCCACAGCGATGAAGAGAGGGCGTTCTACTCGAAGTTTGCGGATGAGAATTCGATACTCAAGACCGGAGGAAGCGATTTTCACGGAGGACTCAAGAACGATGACGTTAACCTCGGAAAATATATTGTTAATGAGAGCTGGTTTTCCGCGATGAAGGAAAAAGTAGGCAGGTCGGTTCTCAGCTAA
- a CDS encoding branched-chain amino acid transaminase, with the protein MPVKKVEKIWMNGKLVNWDDAKIHVLAHVVHYGSSWFEGIRCYKTEKGTAVFRLNDHLKRFENSLKIYRTETPYTREQVVQGVMDTIRANKMEACYIRPVAFRGYGEVGVNPLNSPIDLVIAVWDWGQYLGSGALEQGIDVCVSSWRRPMADSFPTMAKTGGNYMNSQLIKLEAIANGYTEGIALDANGYISEGSGENIFVISDGVMYTTPIYSAILPGVTRNTIIQLARESGIEVKEEVMLREILYTADEVFFTGTAAELTPIRSVDKIKVGSGNPGPITREMQSQFFDIVKRGNDKHDWLTFVYD; encoded by the coding sequence ATGCCTGTGAAGAAAGTCGAGAAGATATGGATGAACGGGAAACTGGTCAACTGGGACGATGCGAAGATTCATGTGCTTGCACACGTCGTCCATTACGGATCAAGCTGGTTCGAAGGTATTCGTTGTTACAAGACTGAAAAAGGAACGGCAGTATTCAGGTTGAACGATCACCTGAAGCGATTCGAGAATTCGCTGAAGATCTACCGCACTGAGACTCCTTATACACGCGAGCAAGTCGTCCAGGGTGTAATGGACACAATCCGCGCGAACAAGATGGAGGCGTGTTACATCCGCCCCGTTGCATTCCGCGGCTACGGTGAGGTCGGCGTCAATCCCCTTAATTCCCCCATCGATCTGGTGATAGCAGTATGGGATTGGGGCCAATATCTCGGGAGCGGTGCGTTGGAGCAGGGAATCGACGTTTGCGTTTCAAGCTGGCGGCGACCTATGGCTGATAGTTTCCCGACTATGGCAAAGACCGGCGGCAACTACATGAACTCGCAGTTGATCAAACTCGAGGCGATCGCGAATGGGTACACCGAGGGCATTGCTCTCGATGCGAATGGTTATATCAGCGAAGGAAGCGGTGAGAATATTTTCGTAATCAGCGACGGGGTTATGTATACGACTCCGATCTATTCCGCAATTCTTCCCGGCGTTACAAGAAACACGATTATCCAGCTTGCGAGAGAATCGGGGATCGAAGTCAAAGAGGAAGTCATGCTGCGGGAGATCCTTTACACTGCGGACGAAGTCTTCTTCACCGGAACTGCAGCCGAATTGACTCCCATCCGTTCCGTCGACAAGATTAAAGTTGGAAGTGGTAATCCAGGACCTATTACTCGCGAGATGCAAAGTCAATTCTTCGACATCGTAAAGAGAGGAAATGACAAACACGATTGGCTGACATTTGTCTATGACTAA
- a CDS encoding Ppx/GppA phosphatase family protein encodes MVRASPQEMRCASIDIGTNTILMLIGEIGGTSNLRPISDFYEVPRIGKSVSLTGRLDQASMDRALVVLKKYASIAREQDVENIFASATSAVRDANNRDEFIRHVKNETGISVEIIDGITEGRLVFLGAMSGAKQDSVPTLVVDIGGGSTELSYGAGTTPEQVLSIDVGAVRLTERFFKHLPPLEIELEEAKALIEDAMKAYPFSKIHPRQVIAVGGTATTLALIAQGKFKFDIGSVEHFKLTTLELADIQRKLKPMRPEEILKLTEAAEGRADVLLAGTIILLKVLVASRAESFYSTDRGLRHGYLISRYNRLVGR; translated from the coding sequence GTGGTCCGCGCTAGTCCTCAAGAGATGAGGTGTGCTTCAATTGATATCGGCACCAATACGATACTGATGCTGATAGGGGAAATCGGAGGGACATCGAATCTCAGACCGATTTCCGACTTCTATGAAGTTCCCCGAATTGGAAAAAGCGTCTCGTTGACCGGACGACTCGATCAGGCGTCGATGGATCGTGCATTGGTCGTGCTGAAGAAGTATGCCTCAATCGCTAGGGAGCAGGATGTAGAGAATATCTTCGCTTCGGCGACCAGCGCGGTGCGGGACGCGAATAATCGCGATGAGTTCATTCGTCACGTCAAGAATGAAACCGGGATCTCTGTCGAAATAATCGACGGTATTACGGAGGGAAGACTGGTGTTCCTCGGCGCGATGAGTGGGGCAAAGCAGGATTCTGTTCCGACGTTGGTCGTCGACATCGGGGGCGGCAGCACGGAGCTCAGCTACGGCGCAGGCACGACACCGGAACAGGTGCTGAGCATCGACGTCGGGGCTGTGCGACTGACGGAAAGATTTTTCAAGCACTTGCCGCCTCTTGAAATCGAACTCGAGGAGGCGAAGGCATTAATTGAAGATGCGATGAAAGCTTACCCGTTTTCGAAAATCCATCCGCGGCAGGTAATTGCCGTCGGGGGAACAGCCACAACCCTGGCTCTCATCGCACAAGGTAAGTTCAAGTTTGACATTGGGTCTGTCGAGCATTTTAAGTTGACCACATTGGAATTGGCCGACATTCAAAGAAAATTGAAACCGATGCGGCCCGAAGAAATTCTAAAACTTACGGAGGCGGCTGAAGGGAGAGCCGACGTGCTTCTGGCCGGTACGATCATATTGCTCAAGGTCCTTGTTGCTTCGAGGGCGGAGAGCTTTTATTCGACCGACCGGGGGCTGCGTCATGGATACTTGATTTCCCGGTATAACCGGCTCGTCGGTCGATGA
- a CDS encoding Crp/Fnr family transcriptional regulator — translation MREPVEFLKNAPIFEELEERDFARISACGVRKAYKKGDVILMEEESGSALFVIIEGEVKVVRIGDDGREVILSVLGPSDIFGEMALLDGEARSASVVALDNSELFMLHRKDFLALLHEYPTIAISLLRHLTQRLRRADALIKSLSLKDAYHRVGYVLLRFADDQGRIKQGKVEIDNLPVQQEIANMAGTTRETVSRTFSKMEKLKLITVSGNSVTLLDYEAFRQKFT, via the coding sequence ATGAGAGAGCCAGTTGAATTTCTAAAGAATGCTCCGATATTTGAGGAGCTTGAAGAGAGAGATTTCGCCCGGATAAGTGCCTGCGGTGTACGGAAGGCTTACAAGAAGGGCGATGTCATTCTCATGGAAGAGGAATCCGGATCCGCACTATTTGTCATCATAGAGGGCGAAGTAAAAGTTGTGAGGATCGGTGACGATGGTCGGGAAGTAATACTGAGCGTCCTCGGACCGAGCGACATATTTGGTGAAATGGCGCTCCTCGACGGAGAAGCACGCTCAGCAAGTGTCGTCGCGCTCGATAACTCAGAGCTGTTCATGCTCCATCGCAAGGATTTTCTCGCTCTATTACACGAGTATCCGACTATTGCAATTTCATTACTCAGGCACCTGACACAAAGACTTCGCAGAGCGGACGCTTTAATCAAGAGTCTCTCTCTGAAGGATGCCTATCACCGCGTGGGTTATGTCCTGCTTAGATTTGCCGACGACCAGGGGCGCATCAAGCAGGGTAAGGTTGAGATCGACAACCTTCCCGTTCAACAGGAAATCGCGAACATGGCCGGGACAACAAGAGAAACCGTTTCGCGCACCTTCAGCAAGATGGAGAAGCTCAAACTCATAACGGTCAGCGGAAATTCAGTAACGCTTCTTGACTACGAAGCGTTCAGGCAAAAGTTCACCTGA